In Legionella sp. PATHC035, a genomic segment contains:
- the dotD gene encoding type IVB secretion system lipoprotein DotD: MNNKLVMLFIVSILLSGCKHGGVLFKKPPVNNPSDDATIKLAEAAVSVSDSMHEMARVEKVILPPPVDNTLTIPNAYNLQARASVDWSGPIEELTARIAKSAHFRLRVLGKAPSIPVLISLNVKDQSLAEILRDIDYQAGQKANIHVYPNSQVVELRYAKIYS; this comes from the coding sequence ATGAACAACAAGCTTGTCATGCTGTTTATTGTCTCAATCCTGCTTTCAGGGTGTAAACATGGTGGCGTTCTCTTTAAAAAACCACCAGTTAACAACCCTAGTGATGATGCTACAATTAAATTAGCTGAGGCAGCGGTATCTGTAAGCGATTCCATGCATGAAATGGCGCGCGTTGAAAAAGTAATTTTACCACCACCAGTAGATAATACATTGACTATACCTAATGCGTATAATCTCCAAGCCAGAGCAAGTGTAGACTGGTCTGGTCCTATCGAAGAATTAACTGCTCGCATTGCAAAATCTGCGCATTTCAGGCTCCGTGTTTTAGGGAAGGCTCCTTCAATTCCGGTTTTAATTAGCCTTAATGTCAAAGATCAAAGTTTAGCTGAAATCCTGCGTGATATTGATTACCAAGCTGGTCAAAAGGCCAATATTCACGTCTATCCTAACAGTCAGGTTGTTGAATTGCGCTATGCCAAAATTTATTCCTAG